GCGCTCGGCATGATGACTTCGCTGGCGCATTCACTGGGCGAAAAAGCACATCGTAGCGGCGAAGAACTCCCACGAATTCAAGGCCCGGTTTATGCCAAAGCAAACGACGGGCGAATCTATCCCCACCGCGTAATGTGGCCGGCCTACTGGGCAACCATCGAAGGCAGCAAGATCCAACCGATCGATCCCAATAAGCTATACGACATCACACGTCGCTCGTTGCGAGTCCGGAACAGCTTTGCCGAGGACATCCTGGAACCCAAATTGAAAAGCTCCGAATTGAAGGAACTGCTGGGCGAGGATCGCTACCGAACCAAAGAAGACGAGTGGACCGCCGAAGAAGCGGCAAACGTTTCCGCTGCGGTCCGCGAAGCCGGCCAAGCCTTGTTTGCCGAAAAGGTCTGGGCGTCACTTCGCGAAATCGAAAAAGAAACCGGCGCGGCGCAAGCGGTTTATGTTTCTGCCGGTTTCGTATACGCCGCCACAGACGAAGAAAACACACTAGAGAAAATCGAGATCGAAGACACCGATGCGATCGATATGATCCAGTGGCCGATCGCCCACAATGTCCGACCGGCCGGATGGGCACTCGGCGCGAAGGGCTGCGTCGAATGCCACCAAGACGACGGAAAGCTATTTGCGGGCACCGTCACGCCGCTCGGCCCCGGCCCCGACGCGGGATCGCCGATCACGATGGCATCACTGCAAGGCATCGACGCGAACCAACGATTGACATGGAATCAATTGTTTCAAAATCGGTCCAGCTTTAAGTACATCATCGCGGGATCAGTTCTGCTGCTCGCCGTTGCGGTCTTGCTAACCGCAGGAATCCTGCTCGGTCGTCTGGGAGTGAAAACGACTACGTCTTAGAAGCGATCGCTTCGTAGAAGAAACTGCTCCGTGAGGTAAAACGACTTGGTAAGTTACTTCATCGCATCCTGAGGAACGATTTTCTTTTCTTGCCAGTAAAATCCGTCGCCGCGTTTTTCCAAAATGCGGTGAGCACTGCCCGGTGCAAGGGGCGCTTCATCGTCCGGCAAGAACGATGACAATCGTTTGACCGCCGCTTTTTGCTCGTCCGTCAACACTCCGTCATCGATCAGATTGTTGTGCTCAAGTGGGTCAATCGATACGTCGTACAACTCCTGTTCCCCATCGGCGTACACAATGTATCGCCACCGCGTATCGCAGACCGAGTGGTTACCAGCGTTGTGAGTACAAATGGCGGGACGCTGACGCGTGGCTTGCGTATCGACCAACTGCGGGACCAAGCTGAGACCTTCCTGATTCGAAGGGACGGGAATGCCAACTAGCTCTGCGAGAGTTGGATAAAGGTCTAACAATTCCGCCGGCTGACTGCACTTTTTCCCAGACGAACACTCGAGTTCCGTCAATCCTTCGGGGACTGAAATGATCAAAGGAACCCGCGTTGAGTGTCGCCAGAGTGAATTCTTTCCAGAAATCGCTTTTTCACCTAAGTGATAACCGTGATCACTCCACAAAACGACAATTGTCGAATCTGCCAAACCATTCGACTCCAACGCATCAAGAATCCGCCCGACTTGGGAATCGACGAAACTGATCGAAGCAAGGTAGGAGCGCGTCAAGTTCTTAAGTTGGTTGTTTTCTTCTAACCAACTCGTCCGCGGTTCGGGTAAATACCAATGGATGTACCAGGATGATTCCGGGGTATCGTCCCGGTCACCCTGCAAAATCGGTGGACCGACCAGACTCTCTTCGGGATACATGTCGTACCACTGCTGCGTCACATAGCAGGGGACGTGCGGCAGGAAAAAGCCGACGGCGAGAAAGAACGGTTTGTCTGTTTGGCCGGCCAATTGCTCCAGTTGCTCAGTCGCCCAAGACGCGACTTCCCAGTCCCCTTTGTCCTCGTCGCGGTGAGGAAACGTTCCCCAGTCCATCAGCGGATTGTTGCCGCCGGGTGTCGGTCCGATCAGTTTCTGCTTTGGACGCGCGCCGACTTTTGCCGGCGGCCCCCAAACGTCGGCTTCTTTAGCCGCGTTCTTGCCACGACCGTTGCCGCCATGATGAATCTTCCCACCGATCAAAGTCTTGTAACCGTTGGACGCAAAGTGCTGAGGCATCGTCACGAGATCCTGCAGATCATCGACGTTGCGAATCCAAGGCGCCAAACCATAAACACCGGTACTGGTTGGGCGGCGACCAGTCATGATTGAAGTTCGCGACGGATTACAAAGCGGAGCTTGGCAATGGGCGTTGGTGAACGTGACCCCACGGGCGGCGAGTCGAGCCATCGCCGGGGTTTTCACCTGTGGGTGACCACCAAGAGGTTCGACCCAGTCGTTCAAATCGTCGATCGCGATCATCAAAACATTGGGAGGTCGATCATCCGCACGAGTGATCGCGGAGGCGAATACCCCGGCGAACAGGATGAGGGCAAGTCGAATGGCTCGGTGCATCGGTTGAGGCCTATGGAAGGTTTCAATGGGGTGGGGAAGTCGAAGATGGCGGGTTATTGTACAACGAACGCACAGCAACGATCGCGACGTTCGCTTTCCGTTTGACCTCTATCCTGACAACAACGGCGATTGACAACGTGCCCCAATTGATCCAGCTTCGTGATGTCACCGTGCGACGCGAACAAACGATTATCTTGGATCGGCTTTCAACGACGATTCCAAAGTCACGACACACGGCTGTCTTAGGTCCCAACGGTTCAGGAAAATCGTCGTTGCTGAAGCTACTGACCCGCGATTTTTATCCGTCAGTTGAGACGGACGGTCATCAGGGCGAGGTCAAAATTTTGGGCCGGAGCGATTGGGAGGTGTCTGACCTGCGGCGGTCGATGGGTATCGTTACGCCGGCGCTGGACAGTGAGTTTTCGCACGGGCGAACGGGACGGATGACAGTCAGCGAAGCAGTCGCGAGTGGCTTCACGGCGACAAGATTGAAAGAGTTCGGACCGAACATCACCGGCGAAGTCGCCGACGCGGTTGATCAAGCGATCAAGACCGTCGGAATGACATCGCTGGCAAGCAAACCTGTGGGACGTCTTTCGACCGGTGAGCGACGACGTACCATGATCGCCCGAGCCATCGTTCATCGCCCACCAATCTTTGTGTTGGACGAACCCACCGGCGGCTTGGACATGACGGCCAAAGCAAAGTTTCTCGAAATCATCGATTCCCTTGCCAACCAATCCGCGATCACGATGGTGCTGGTAACACACCATCTCGACGAAGTTCCTCCCCCGATGAATCACGTCGTTCTACTCGACCGTGGACGAATAGATTTCGACGGTAATAAACAAGACGGATTATCCGGCGATCGAATCAGCCGCCTGTTCAACATTCCTGTTTCGGTCTCCCGTGGCAACGATGGCTGGTACGAAGCTCGCATCAAAGGCTGACGTCGGCCTTAAAGCCCGTTCCTAAATCATCCTCGCTTCGGGCGAGTGATATCGCGAATCTAACGCACTGTTTTTACGCCCACCTTATTCACCGATCGCAACTGAATTTAGATGAAACTCGTTTCCTGGAATGTCAACGGAATCCGTGCAGCGATGGACAAGGGGCTCCGTGATTTTGTCGAACAAAATCAACCGGACGTATTGTGCTTGCAAGAAACCAAAGCGTCACCTGACCAGGTCAACACCGAATGGGCTTCTGAACTCGGCTATCACCTTTACTGGAACTCGGCCATCAAAAAAGGCTATAGCGGGACATCGATCTGGTCGAAGTCCGCCCCGACGAAAGTCACAGCGGGAATTGGTGACGACAATCACGACTCGGAAGGACGCGTGTTGACGGCGACCTACCCCAGTTTCCACTTGGTCAACGTCTACACGCCAAACGCGCAACGCGGGCTAACGCGATTGCCGTATCGACAACAGTGGGACGCTGTTTTTCTGGACTACGTCAAGAAACTCAATCGCCGGAAGCCCGTGATTTTCTGCGGCGACGTGAACTGCGCCCACAAGGAAATCGACTTGGCAAATCCGAAATCTAACCGAAAAAACGCAGGGTTCACCGAAGAAGAACGTGCGGGACTGGACAACGTCTGCGATGCCGGCTTCGTCGATTCATTCCGGCATTTTGACCAGTCGCCTGGCAAGTACACCTGGTGGACGTATCGCTCGGATGCGCGATCACGGAACATTGGCTGGCGATTGGACTACTTTTGGGTCGCCAAACGACTGATGAAAAACGTCGTCTCGTCTGACATCCGCGCCGAAATCCTCGGTTCGGATCACTGCCCGGTTGAATTGGTGCTGGAGACCGAGCAGGCGTAAGTCCGAAACACAAGAACGCTCCTTGCTGACGGACAGTGTCTTAGAAAAAAGAACGAAGGCGCTCGCCGCAATTGCAGCGATTCGCTTCGACGGTCAGACCAAGCGAATGACGTTCACGTTGACTGAGACGTGATTACGAAGTCGACGCCCGCTGCCCCCATACCGGAATTCCGCCGGCCAACGAAAACAGGGGACCGTCTTCACGACGGTCCCCTGCGATTGTCTTTACGTTCACGATCTAGCTAGCGATCGAACGCCTAAAACCCTTCGGGCTGATAACGAATGAATCCGGTTTCTTCGTCAATCGTGTCGTAGAAACCTTGTTGGATTTCGGTTGCTTCTTCGCTGGGCATGAACATTGCCATCGTCCGCTGGCCCGGCTGCTTAAAGATTGCCTGCAGATCTTTCGACGTTGGCAACAAGCTTTGACGCTGGACAACGTAGTAAACACGTTCGGGCTGATTGGCCGACACCACGGCTTCGTCATCCTCAGCCGTGAACACCGCCTTCATAAAATCAGGACCAACCGAATCGAGTTCGGGCACATTGCCAATCGAGAACTGACCGAAGCCGACCATGTTGTACCAGCTGAAAGGCCCGACTTCCTGGTAGAAGTTATCTTGGCGGTCTTCGGGGACCAAGTCTTCTAGTTTCGCACCTTCACTGATTTGCTTGGCGATCGCTTTCGCTTCTTGCTCGGCCAGAACGCGGGCCTCCTTGATGCGGATCGCTTGCACAACTTCGTCACGAATGTCGTCAAGCTCCGGCGTGTAAGCTTCGGTCTCGTCGGTTTTCCAAGTCAGATAGTGCCGCTCGGCACCAAGATCGACCGTGTCGATGGGGCGGAACTTCGGCTGCTTGATCACTTGCTCTCCCAAGCCGAACATCATCACCGCGAACGGAATCGCTTGGCGGGTCAGTGCGGTGGATTCGTCGACAGAATCGTTGATCGGCTCATTTTCGAGCGACACGATGGTGTGGGGTCCGATCTGACGGTGGGTCAAACCGAGGTCCTTCGCGAGCGCCTCCAAATTCGGGCGCGGCGGAGGCTCCGCGGATTCGTCGCCATCGGTCAACGCACGCTGACTGAAGTACTTCTTCATCACGACGCGGGCCTTGGCGAGTGCCTCATCGCGGGCTTGGCGAGCCGGTTCCTCGACCATTGATTCGACGATCTGATCGCGTACGTCTTCAAAGGGCTGATAACGAGACTCCTCGGTCGCCGGTGCGTCCGCTTCCTCCGCAGCTGGCTCGTCGGTGGTTTCTGACTCGGCCGCAGTCGCTTGGTCCGCCTCGGCAGGTGCTTGCTCGCCTTCGGTCGAAGCGTCCGCTTGCATCGCAACCAACTGAACGGCACGTTCGCCGACGCGAGAGGCTTGGTCTTCCTCATCGACAGCTTCACCCTCGGCGGGCTGCTCATCGCTGGGGGCCTCTTCTTCGGCTGATTCCTCACCAGTTTCGGGTTTCTCTGAAGCATTGTCTTCGGTCTCTTCCGCAGACGTTTCTTCGGAGTCAGCTTCTGCCTTACCTTCGCCTTCGGCTGTCTCGTTCGCCGGTTGTTCGTCGAGCTTGCTTGCCGCTTCGATCTCGCTTGCGAAAGATTCGACCTGCATCGCTCGCTTTTGAGCGGCCTCTTCAGCAGCTTTCTCTTCAGCAGCTTTCTCGTTCGCGGTGTCGTCGCCCTCCATCTCAGCCGTTTTTTCAGCTCCGGCAGGTTTTTCTTCTGGGGCAGGCGTTTCATCGGACGTCTTCTCCGAAGCGTCCCCTGATTTCATTTCGGGCTCCGCCGCCGGCGTGTCCGATTCGGGTTGGTCACCGGTGGGTTGCCCCTCGCTTGGCTCCGTTGTGGCGGGTTCTGTGACGCTTGGCTCGGTGATCACATCGTCGGGCAAGACAAACGCGCCGCCGGCTTTACGGCGATCGTACTCCGCACGAATTTCTTCTTCGGTCAGCTTTTCTGCTGCGGCGTCGCGGAACGACTGCAGATCGGCGAGCAGGTATTCGAAGCTAGCCGATTCGCGACGGCGGAAGCCTGGCTCGGGCGATTGATTGTTTGGGAAACGATCTTTACCGGCTTCGTAAAGAGCCACGACGCTGGATTCGGACGGGTTCGCGTTTGTCTTGGGAACAAAATCGTTCACCAAGACACCGTACGCATTGATGGTCGCTTGCTGGTTCAGCTTAAGAAAGTTCGTCCAGTGATCCAGTGGCGACAGCAACGGCATCCCGCCGATGCTGACCGATGCGTTGGCGGCTTGGAAATAAAGTTGAGCGAGCAATTGCTTGCGGAGCATGTCCAGAAGCTGATACTCACCCATTTGGTTGTTCGTTTCGCTGCGAAGCAGAGCGTAGCGTTGGCGTTCGGTAATCAATCCGTTGGTGAATCGATCCAGCCAACTTCGGATCGAGGTATCGTCTAGCTCCAAGCCTTTTTGCTGGGCGAGGGTCGCAAACTGGAGGGTCCGGATCGACAGCTCGTCGCTGGGTGTCTGCTGGATACCGACCGATTGAATTTGCTGGGTTTGCGGATCGACAGTAAAAATCTCGGGCGTTCCGCCGCGGCTGATCGTCAACTGGGCCAGCTTTCGCAAATACTGGACGGTCGAGTAGTGGTTTCGTGTAAAGGCAGAGACTCGGCTGGCGTTCAGCGACACGCCTTCGAATTCAGCCAACACCGGGTCAGTCATCCCCGGTCCGGAGCTTCGCATGTACTGAGAAACCGCCGGTAGCACGACGAAGGCAAACATGGCCAGCAGGATCAAGCCGGTCATCATGACCTTTTGATTGCGTCGAAACAGCTCCAGGGGATTCATAGCGGGGACTTTTTAGCAGTGAAAGGGAATCGAACCGGTCAAATGGAAGCGGAAAGCGTATCGCCGCGAGTTTTCAAGGGTCAAGCGGGAATTGGGCCAAACTCGCCCTTATCGTCACAGATCCACCGCTTTTGTAAACGTTCCAGCTTCACCAGTCGCGGACAGTTTGTGATACTTGCCGACTTTCCAAACTTTTTCCAAGTCGGGGGTCAGAATTGCCGACGACTCGAAAAATCGCTTGTCTTTGTGAAAAACTCTCTGGTCGCGGACAGCCGACCGAGAGAATCTTATTCGGACAGAGCGGATTGACGAAGGTAGGTTACCCCCGCTACCACTAAACCGACCGGTTCCGTTCTACCGTCCCTGAGCAGCATTCCTGCAACAGAGCCTTCCTGAGCAGAGCATCTTTTTAATGGCCAAGAGCAGCGGCAAGAGTCTGGTGATCGTCGAATCACCCGCGAAAGCACGAACGATTTCCAAATTTCTGGGCAGTGGTTACCAGGTCGAGGCCAGCATTGGACATGTTCGCGACTTGCCCGAAGGAAAAAAAGACGTCCCGGACAAGTACCGCGACAAACCCTGGGCCTACCTGGGGGTCAACGTCGACGAAGACTTTGAGCCGTTGTACATCGTCCCAACGGACAAGAAAAAACACGTCAGCATGCTGAAGGCGGCACTCAAGGAAGCCGACAGCCTCTATCTCGCGACCGATGAAGACCGCGAAGGAGAAGCGATTAGCTGGCACCTTCACGAGTTGCTCAAACCAAAAGTCCCGGTCCACCGCCTCGTTTTCCATGAAATCACCAAAGAGGCGATCGGGGACGCACTCGAGCACACCCGCCAGATCGACGAGGGATTGGTCCGAGCCCAAGAAACCCGCCGGATCATCGACCGTCTCTACGGCTACGACATGTCGCAATTGCTGTGGCGAAAAGTCGGAAAAGGCACCAGCGCCGGGCGTGTCCAAAGTGTTGCCGTCCGGCTGATTGTCGAACGCGAACGGGAGCGGATGGCCTTCGTCCGCGCGACTTACTGGGATATCGACGCTGTCTTCAATACCGAAGCCAACGAATCGATGGTCGCCACACTGACCCGCTACCAAGACAAACGCGTCCCGGCAGGAAAAGACTTCGATAGTGAGACGGGCAAGCCGACCCGTGACAACCTGTTGCTGCTTACCGAGCAGGAAACGAACGATCTCGCCGAACGGCTTCGCACCACCGCATTCTCGGTCACGAAGGTCGAGGTCAAACCGTTTTCCGAACGGCCGCGAGCCCCCTTCACCACCAGCACGCTTCAGCAAGAAGCGAACCGCAAACTTGGCTTCGGTGCCAAGCGGACGATGAATGCCGCCCAACGCCTGTACGAAAACGGTTACATCACGTACATGCGTACCGACAGCACGATACTCAGCAAGGAAGCGGTCTCGGCGGCTCGATCGCTTGTCCGCAGCGAGTACGGCGAAAACTACTTGCATCCGGACGTGCGTGTTTACAAAGGCAAGGTCAAAAATGCGCAGGAAGCCCACGAAGCGATCCGCCCGGCGGGAACCAGTTTCCGAACCCCCGAATCGGTCCGGGGCAAATTAGATAGCGACCAATTCCGACTTTACGATCTGATTTGGAAACGAACGGTCGCCTGCCAAATGGCGGACGCCAAAAAACAACGGATCAGCGTCGTCATCGAAGGCGGTGAAGCAACGTTCACCGCAACCGGAACCAGCATTCTGTTTGAAGGGTTCCTGCGTGCCTACGTCGAAGGGAGTGACAATCCGGAAGCGGAATTGGCCGACAAGGAACGGTTGCTTCCCAACGTCAGCGAGAACGATCCGCTTGCACCGAAGTCGATGGATCCGAAGAGCCACACGACTCAGCCGCCGGCGCGGTTCACCGAAGCTTCTCTTACCCGGACACTGGAAGAAAAAGGCATCGGTCGCCCCAGTACGTTTGCGTCAATCATTGGCACCATCACCGACGAACGCCGTAATTACATCTACAAAAAGGGCAACGCCCTCGTCCCGAGCTGGCGTGCGTTCAGCGTCACGCGGTTGATGGAAGAGCACTTTGGAACGCTCGTCGATTACCAATTTACCGCCGACATGGAGGACTTCCTGGACTCCATCAGTCGTAACGAAGGCGGCGCACTGGAATATCTGCGTCGGTTCTATTTTGGTGACGAAGCAGCGGCGGCCGACGCCGATCAGAACATCGCTAACGCCACCGGCAAGGTCAACCACAATGTCGCCTTGAAACCGCGACTGGAAAAAAAGCTCGAAGAAATCGATCCGCGAAAGACCGCCCGCTTCTTGGTCGGAGTGCCCGAAGAAGGCGAATTTCGCGAAGAGGTATTCGTCCGCGTTGGCAAATACGGCCCATTCTTGGAGCAAGGCGAACGCAAGGCACCGATCCCGGACGGCATGCCGCCTGACGAACTGGACCTTACCAAAGCCCTCGAATTGCTCGAAGCCGGCCAGATCGAAGAAGAGCCTTTGGGGACACACCCCGAAACAGGAAAGCCGATTTACGTCAAAATCGGACGCTTTGGCCCCTACATCCAATTGGGTGAGCCTGACGACCCGGAAAAGAAAAACCAGTCGTTGCTGCGTGGCATGTCGGCCGAAGACCTAAGCCTGGAAATGGCCTGTAAGCTGCTCGAGCTGCCGC
The sequence above is a segment of the Roseiconus lacunae genome. Coding sequences within it:
- a CDS encoding sulfatase yields the protein MHRAIRLALILFAGVFASAITRADDRPPNVLMIAIDDLNDWVEPLGGHPQVKTPAMARLAARGVTFTNAHCQAPLCNPSRTSIMTGRRPTSTGVYGLAPWIRNVDDLQDLVTMPQHFASNGYKTLIGGKIHHGGNGRGKNAAKEADVWGPPAKVGARPKQKLIGPTPGGNNPLMDWGTFPHRDEDKGDWEVASWATEQLEQLAGQTDKPFFLAVGFFLPHVPCYVTQQWYDMYPEESLVGPPILQGDRDDTPESSWYIHWYLPEPRTSWLEENNQLKNLTRSYLASISFVDSQVGRILDALESNGLADSTIVVLWSDHGYHLGEKAISGKNSLWRHSTRVPLIISVPEGLTELECSSGKKCSQPAELLDLYPTLAELVGIPVPSNQEGLSLVPQLVDTQATRQRPAICTHNAGNHSVCDTRWRYIVYADGEQELYDVSIDPLEHNNLIDDGVLTDEQKAAVKRLSSFLPDDEAPLAPGSAHRILEKRGDGFYWQEKKIVPQDAMK
- a CDS encoding ABC transporter ATP-binding protein, whose translation is MPQLIQLRDVTVRREQTIILDRLSTTIPKSRHTAVLGPNGSGKSSLLKLLTRDFYPSVETDGHQGEVKILGRSDWEVSDLRRSMGIVTPALDSEFSHGRTGRMTVSEAVASGFTATRLKEFGPNITGEVADAVDQAIKTVGMTSLASKPVGRLSTGERRRTMIARAIVHRPPIFVLDEPTGGLDMTAKAKFLEIIDSLANQSAITMVLVTHHLDEVPPPMNHVVLLDRGRIDFDGNKQDGLSGDRISRLFNIPVSVSRGNDGWYEARIKG
- a CDS encoding exodeoxyribonuclease III, with amino-acid sequence MKLVSWNVNGIRAAMDKGLRDFVEQNQPDVLCLQETKASPDQVNTEWASELGYHLYWNSAIKKGYSGTSIWSKSAPTKVTAGIGDDNHDSEGRVLTATYPSFHLVNVYTPNAQRGLTRLPYRQQWDAVFLDYVKKLNRRKPVIFCGDVNCAHKEIDLANPKSNRKNAGFTEEERAGLDNVCDAGFVDSFRHFDQSPGKYTWWTYRSDARSRNIGWRLDYFWVAKRLMKNVVSSDIRAEILGSDHCPVELVLETEQA
- the topA gene encoding type I DNA topoisomerase, whose protein sequence is MAKSSGKSLVIVESPAKARTISKFLGSGYQVEASIGHVRDLPEGKKDVPDKYRDKPWAYLGVNVDEDFEPLYIVPTDKKKHVSMLKAALKEADSLYLATDEDREGEAISWHLHELLKPKVPVHRLVFHEITKEAIGDALEHTRQIDEGLVRAQETRRIIDRLYGYDMSQLLWRKVGKGTSAGRVQSVAVRLIVERERERMAFVRATYWDIDAVFNTEANESMVATLTRYQDKRVPAGKDFDSETGKPTRDNLLLLTEQETNDLAERLRTTAFSVTKVEVKPFSERPRAPFTTSTLQQEANRKLGFGAKRTMNAAQRLYENGYITYMRTDSTILSKEAVSAARSLVRSEYGENYLHPDVRVYKGKVKNAQEAHEAIRPAGTSFRTPESVRGKLDSDQFRLYDLIWKRTVACQMADAKKQRISVVIEGGEATFTATGTSILFEGFLRAYVEGSDNPEAELADKERLLPNVSENDPLAPKSMDPKSHTTQPPARFTEASLTRTLEEKGIGRPSTFASIIGTITDERRNYIYKKGNALVPSWRAFSVTRLMEEHFGTLVDYQFTADMEDFLDSISRNEGGALEYLRRFYFGDEAAAADADQNIANATGKVNHNVALKPRLEKKLEEIDPRKTARFLVGVPEEGEFREEVFVRVGKYGPFLEQGERKAPIPDGMPPDELDLTKALELLEAGQIEEEPLGTHPETGKPIYVKIGRFGPYIQLGEPDDPEKKNQSLLRGMSAEDLSLEMACKLLELPRTLGNFPDNDQPIQAFDGRYGPYVKCEKETRSLPEGVSPLEVTLDEAIKLLREPKRRGRSAPKEPIKIFENKSPVTEGEVKVLDGRYGPYVTDGETNASLPKGTDPKEMTFETALDLLAERAAKGGGKKKKKKKATKKKATKKKAAKKKTTKKKATKKKAAKKKASKKKGAKKKA